Proteins encoded together in one Micromonospora auratinigra window:
- a CDS encoding DUF6000 family protein: protein MIRDDGRVEPAPPLPDPAADPVRRRYVIVTPRPARPRYLGLLGGRLARADSGFVHALRRDAEEIGDEELTLLLQPGGTPDWRPRLVAAYLIGIGRRTRFRETIAHLLLASESCYSGQGYCFALAAFGTGRDAEILSAYLDRYLPRLDLRYDQHWALAALRHLDTRLGTGYAERHLGPGGGWETWARAGSSPDLDSYQELIAAICAGRVLPARVAAPGQ, encoded by the coding sequence GTGATCCGCGACGATGGCAGGGTGGAGCCCGCACCGCCGCTGCCGGATCCGGCCGCCGACCCCGTCCGCCGCCGCTATGTGATCGTCACGCCGCGACCGGCCCGACCCCGCTACCTGGGTCTGCTGGGCGGCCGCCTCGCCCGGGCCGACAGCGGATTCGTGCACGCGCTACGACGGGACGCGGAGGAGATCGGCGACGAGGAGCTGACGCTCCTGCTGCAACCGGGCGGGACGCCCGACTGGCGGCCCCGGTTGGTCGCCGCCTACCTCATCGGCATCGGACGTCGGACCCGGTTCCGGGAGACCATCGCGCACCTGCTGCTGGCCAGCGAGTCCTGCTACAGCGGCCAGGGCTACTGCTTCGCGCTGGCAGCCTTCGGCACCGGCCGCGACGCCGAGATCCTCAGCGCCTACCTCGACCGGTACCTGCCCCGGCTCGACCTGCGCTACGACCAGCACTGGGCGCTGGCCGCCCTGCGCCACCTCGACACCCGGCTCGGCACCGGGTACGCCGAGCGCCACCTCGGTCCCGGGGGCGGCTGGGAGACCTGGGCCCGGGCGGGCTCCAGCCCGGACCTCGACAGCTACCAGGAGTTGATCGCCGCGATCTGCGCCGGGCGAGTGCTGCCCGCCCGCGTCGCTGCACCGGGTCAGTAG
- a CDS encoding ATP-binding cassette domain-containing protein: MTDTAAPDHPVTVPAQPAPPGTRSVLPELREMWWETGLRARAEAGLLAVFAELPRLVATAFRTSWRADRLRTAVVAAATVGGGVLAAFGLLATQRVLVELFAGGPTPDKVRAALPALAALAGATALRAGMGIVTGYAQNGLTPRVSREVERGLFEMSTAVRLEAFDADAFADDMERASRGTDSAIGLVQATMNLLAGLAGVVAVAVAVVVIHPLLLLALLVATLPRGWASLWAGHLKYRTYTAGSVRRRRLWLLHRLMADRESAPELRSYGLRGFLLDQYDRVMGVETDIQLRLARRVTTTTTVGAVVGGVAAGAVYVLLGLLLVDGQIPLAAAATCVIALQSAQRSLAVVTFQVDQVYTEGQHFGDYTGFMTRAEAYLPGRDAPGAAPAPGPLRELTAERVVLHYPDRDTPAVDGVTLTVRAGETVALVGENGSGKTSLAAMIATLRTPTDGVIRWNGRPLADWDTAGLRARVAVVTQEYHKWPFTAATNIAIGDVDTEARQDRIEAAAARAVAHDMIEALPLGYETLLDRTFAHGQDLSGGQWQRITAARGFLRDADLLIMDEPSSALDPRAEDALFQAIRDRQGRATTVLITHRLANVRHADRIFVLHEGVLVEAGSHDELMAAGGRYAELFSLQAAGYAAGPPVSR, encoded by the coding sequence ATGACCGACACCGCCGCCCCCGACCACCCGGTCACCGTCCCCGCGCAGCCGGCCCCGCCGGGCACCCGCTCGGTCCTGCCCGAGCTGCGGGAGATGTGGTGGGAGACCGGACTGCGGGCCCGCGCCGAGGCCGGCCTGCTGGCGGTCTTCGCCGAGCTGCCCCGGCTGGTCGCGACGGCGTTCCGGACCAGTTGGCGGGCCGACCGGCTGCGCACCGCCGTGGTGGCCGCCGCGACCGTCGGCGGTGGCGTGCTGGCCGCCTTCGGGCTGCTCGCCACCCAGCGGGTCCTGGTCGAACTCTTCGCCGGCGGTCCGACCCCCGACAAGGTGCGCGCCGCGCTGCCCGCGCTGGCCGCGCTCGCCGGCGCGACCGCGCTGCGCGCCGGCATGGGCATCGTCACCGGGTACGCCCAGAACGGGCTGACCCCCCGGGTCAGCCGCGAGGTGGAGCGGGGCCTGTTCGAGATGAGCACGGCGGTGCGGCTGGAGGCGTTCGACGCGGACGCCTTCGCCGACGACATGGAACGGGCCTCCCGGGGCACCGACTCGGCGATCGGGCTGGTCCAGGCGACGATGAACCTGCTCGCCGGCCTGGCCGGCGTGGTCGCGGTGGCCGTCGCCGTGGTGGTCATCCACCCGCTGCTGCTGCTGGCCCTGCTGGTCGCCACGCTGCCCCGGGGGTGGGCCTCGCTGTGGGCCGGGCACCTCAAGTACCGCACCTACACGGCCGGTTCGGTGCGGCGGCGCCGGCTGTGGCTGCTGCACCGGCTGATGGCCGACCGGGAGTCCGCGCCGGAGCTGCGCTCCTACGGGCTGCGCGGGTTCCTCCTCGACCAGTACGACCGGGTGATGGGGGTGGAGACCGACATCCAGCTCAGGCTGGCCCGCCGGGTCACCACGACCACCACCGTCGGCGCGGTGGTCGGGGGAGTCGCCGCCGGGGCGGTCTACGTCCTGCTGGGGTTGCTGCTGGTCGACGGGCAGATCCCGCTCGCCGCCGCCGCGACCTGCGTGATCGCCCTGCAGTCCGCGCAGCGGTCACTGGCCGTCGTCACCTTCCAGGTCGACCAGGTCTACACCGAGGGCCAGCACTTCGGTGACTACACCGGCTTCATGACCCGCGCCGAGGCGTACCTGCCCGGGCGGGACGCCCCGGGAGCCGCGCCGGCGCCGGGACCGCTGCGCGAGCTGACCGCCGAGCGGGTCGTGCTGCACTACCCGGACCGGGACACCCCGGCCGTCGACGGCGTCACCCTGACCGTGCGGGCCGGCGAGACGGTCGCCCTGGTCGGCGAGAACGGCTCCGGCAAGACCAGCCTGGCCGCGATGATCGCGACCCTGCGCACCCCCACCGACGGGGTCATCCGCTGGAACGGGCGACCGCTGGCCGACTGGGACACCGCCGGGCTGCGCGCCCGGGTCGCGGTGGTCACCCAGGAGTACCACAAGTGGCCGTTCACCGCGGCCACCAACATCGCCATCGGCGACGTCGACACCGAGGCCCGGCAGGACCGGATCGAGGCCGCCGCCGCGCGGGCCGTCGCCCACGACATGATCGAGGCCCTGCCGCTGGGGTACGAGACGCTGCTCGACCGGACCTTCGCCCACGGGCAGGACCTCTCCGGCGGCCAGTGGCAGCGGATCACCGCAGCCCGCGGATTCCTGCGCGACGCGGACCTGCTGATCATGGACGAGCCGTCCTCGGCCCTCGACCCGCGCGCCGAGGACGCCCTGTTCCAGGCGATCCGGGACCGGCAGGGGCGGGCGACCACGGTGCTGATCACGCACCGGCTGGCCAACGTCCGGCACGCCGACCGGATCTTCGTGCTGCACGAGGGCGTCCTCGTCGAGGCCGGCAGCCACGACGAGCTGATGGCCGCCGGTGGCCGCTACGCCGAGCTGTTCAGCCTCCAGGCCGCCGGCTACGCCGCCGGCCCACCCGTGTCCCGCTGA
- a CDS encoding HSP90 family protein has protein sequence MSHTFHVDLRGIVDLLSHHLYASPRVYVRELMQNAVDAITARRAADPDAAAVIRIDPPEATGDGTLRIEDTGVGLTEAQVHELLATIGRSSKRDELGFARHEFLGQFGIGLLSCFLVADEIRVSTRTADSPTVEWTGYADGRYELHLAPAERQRAGQGTTVTLVPRRGEEHWLRHDAVVEIAAQYGSMLPIPVHVGDRLVTTGPAPWDTDTAESPTARRARLDAYAQEVFGFTPFDVIDLAVPAAGLRGVAFVLPVPANPAARVAHRVYLKQMLLSEDIERLLPDWAFFVRCVIDTGELRPTASREALYEDALLDQVRETLGDGLRGWLTRLGRTDPHRLQDFLRIHHLGVKALAVHDDDMLRLVEQWWPFETNMGPLTLAEFRDRHTVVRYTPSVDEFRQLAAVAAAQGIAVVNAGYVYDAQLLGRLPDLDPAIVTELLTASDLATRLEPLPPDVDLAVRPFRTLAQRTLDPLGVEVLVRAFEPASLPALHLLDGDTALVVDLRAGQDQADELWSSILGSFTQDRTDRPQLVFNYRNPLVRQAVTVTDEELTTMAVEGLYVQALLLGHQPLRPADTAALNQSFLGLLARAMGQPR, from the coding sequence GTGAGTCACACGTTCCACGTCGACCTGCGCGGCATCGTCGACCTGCTCAGCCATCACCTCTACGCCAGCCCCCGGGTGTACGTCCGGGAGCTGATGCAGAACGCCGTCGACGCCATCACCGCCCGCCGGGCGGCCGACCCGGACGCCGCCGCCGTGATCCGGATCGACCCCCCGGAGGCGACCGGGGACGGGACGCTGCGCATCGAGGACACCGGCGTCGGCCTGACCGAGGCGCAGGTGCACGAGCTGCTGGCCACCATCGGACGCAGCTCCAAGCGCGACGAGCTGGGCTTCGCCCGGCACGAGTTCCTCGGCCAGTTCGGCATCGGCCTGCTCTCCTGCTTCCTGGTCGCTGACGAGATCCGGGTCAGTACCCGCACCGCCGACTCCCCGACCGTGGAGTGGACCGGATACGCCGACGGGCGCTACGAGCTGCACCTCGCCCCGGCCGAGCGGCAGCGCGCCGGGCAGGGCACCACCGTCACCCTCGTGCCGCGCCGGGGCGAGGAGCACTGGCTGCGTCACGACGCCGTCGTCGAGATCGCCGCCCAGTACGGCTCCATGCTGCCCATCCCCGTGCACGTCGGAGACCGGCTCGTCACCACCGGTCCGGCGCCCTGGGACACCGACACCGCGGAGTCGCCGACGGCCCGACGGGCGCGTCTCGACGCGTACGCCCAGGAGGTCTTCGGGTTCACGCCCTTCGACGTGATCGACCTCGCGGTGCCCGCGGCGGGCCTGCGCGGCGTGGCGTTCGTGCTGCCCGTGCCGGCCAACCCGGCGGCGCGGGTGGCCCACCGGGTCTACCTCAAGCAGATGCTGCTCTCCGAGGACATCGAGCGGCTGCTGCCCGACTGGGCGTTCTTCGTCCGCTGCGTCATCGACACCGGCGAGCTGCGACCCACCGCCAGCCGGGAGGCGCTCTACGAGGACGCCCTGCTCGACCAGGTCCGCGAGACGTTGGGCGACGGACTGCGCGGCTGGCTCACCCGGCTGGGCCGCACCGATCCCCACCGCCTGCAGGACTTCCTGCGCATCCACCACCTCGGCGTCAAGGCGCTCGCCGTGCACGACGACGACATGCTGCGCCTGGTGGAGCAGTGGTGGCCCTTCGAGACCAACATGGGACCGCTCACCCTCGCCGAGTTCCGCGACCGGCACACCGTGGTGCGCTACACGCCGTCGGTCGACGAGTTCCGCCAGCTCGCCGCGGTCGCCGCGGCCCAGGGCATCGCCGTGGTCAACGCCGGCTACGTCTACGACGCGCAGCTGCTGGGCCGGCTGCCCGACCTCGACCCCGCGATCGTCACCGAGCTGCTGACCGCCAGTGACCTGGCCACCCGGCTGGAACCGCTGCCCCCCGACGTCGACCTCGCGGTGCGTCCGTTCCGGACCCTGGCCCAACGCACCCTCGACCCGCTCGGCGTCGAGGTCCTCGTGCGCGCCTTCGAACCGGCCAGCCTGCCGGCCCTGCACCTGCTCGACGGGGACACCGCCCTCGTGGTCGACCTGCGGGCCGGTCAGGACCAGGCCGACGAGCTGTGGTCGTCGATCCTGGGCAGCTTCACCCAGGACCGCACCGACCGCCCCCAACTGGTCTTCAACTACCGCAACCCGCTGGTCCGGCAGGCGGTCACGGTGACCGACGAGGAACTGACCACGATGGCGGTGGAGGGCCTGTACGTGCAGGCGCTGCTGCTGGGGCACCAACCGCTGCGGCCGGCCGACACCGCCGCCCTGAACCAGTCGTTCCTCGGCCTGCTCGCCCGGGCGATGGGACAGCCGCGATGA
- a CDS encoding glycerophosphodiester phosphodiesterase family protein translates to MSTGPSSGAAPQPRVPRARTARPGRRAETYAHRGSSGSAPENTTAAFLLAIAEGADHVETDVQLSADGELVIIHDVTLVRTTDARRVFPDRAPWRVHDFTLAELRMLDAGGWYDGRFGGERIPTLDEVLDLLDGQVGLNLELKSPDANPGLVAALAARLRTRREWVGANRLVVGSFDRPALRDLHARLPDVAVSLISYEVPTGDELADLAGWVCSVNPDVRRLHPEDADRVTGAGLALVPWTVDAPRWWRWALDLGVTGMITNYPAALAGLLDGRDPVPGGAGVVIEDVAYDSPGQPVLLRNVSERPVDVGGWYLRNQASERIPVGHGGVVAPGGRLRVPTGPGAVWNKAYGDSAGLHRADGTLVDLYAYVVGGGVGPAPGSAGPTRAGQPTDLL, encoded by the coding sequence ATGAGCACGGGTCCGTCGTCAGGGGCCGCCCCGCAGCCGCGCGTTCCCCGTGCGCGCACCGCCCGGCCCGGTCGGCGGGCGGAGACGTACGCGCACCGGGGCTCGTCGGGCAGCGCGCCGGAGAACACCACGGCGGCGTTCTTGCTGGCGATCGCCGAGGGCGCCGACCACGTCGAGACCGACGTGCAGCTCAGCGCGGACGGAGAGCTGGTGATCATCCATGACGTCACGCTGGTACGCACGACCGATGCCCGGCGGGTCTTCCCGGACCGCGCGCCCTGGCGCGTGCACGACTTCACCCTCGCCGAGCTGCGCATGCTCGACGCCGGCGGCTGGTACGACGGCCGCTTCGGCGGCGAACGGATCCCGACCCTCGACGAGGTCCTCGACCTGTTGGACGGTCAGGTGGGGCTGAACCTGGAGCTGAAGTCCCCCGACGCCAACCCCGGGCTGGTGGCGGCGCTCGCCGCGCGGTTGCGTACGCGTCGGGAGTGGGTCGGGGCGAATCGGCTGGTCGTCGGGTCCTTCGACCGGCCGGCGCTGCGCGACCTGCACGCGCGGTTGCCCGACGTGGCCGTCTCGCTGATCAGTTACGAGGTGCCGACCGGCGACGAGCTGGCCGACCTCGCCGGCTGGGTGTGCTCGGTCAACCCGGACGTGCGCCGGTTGCACCCGGAGGACGCGGACCGGGTCACCGGAGCGGGCCTGGCCCTGGTGCCGTGGACGGTCGACGCGCCCCGGTGGTGGCGGTGGGCCCTCGACCTGGGCGTCACCGGGATGATCACGAACTATCCGGCGGCGTTGGCGGGACTGCTGGACGGCCGCGACCCGGTGCCCGGCGGGGCGGGTGTGGTGATCGAGGACGTCGCGTACGACTCCCCCGGGCAGCCCGTGCTGCTGCGCAACGTCTCGGAACGCCCGGTGGACGTCGGCGGCTGGTACCTGCGCAACCAGGCGTCGGAGCGGATCCCGGTCGGCCACGGCGGCGTCGTCGCGCCCGGCGGACGGCTGCGGGTGCCGACCGGCCCCGGCGCGGTCTGGAACAAGGCGTACGGCGACTCCGCCGGGCTGCACCGCGCCGACGGCACCCTGGTCGACCTGTACGCGTACGTCGTCGGCGGTGGCGTGGGGCCGGCTCCGGGTAGCGCCGGCCCCACGCGCGCCGGTCAGCCGACCGACTTGTTGTAG
- a CDS encoding ABC transporter substrate-binding protein, translated as MRQPKLNRAMSAVVALATAAALTACGGTGSGGDSGKNALDAPGAEVLQKATDKTVVEFWHGMKGANAAAIDKLVADFNAQSGGKVEVKAIYQGNYDETIAKYKASVQQKNTPALVQVYDIGSRFMVDSKQTVPMYKFIEKDAFPVGDIEPNIANYYSIDGKLQSMPFNTSTPLLYLNKEAFVRAGLDPTKPPKNLDELGELAKKLTVKDAGGKTVQYGFGAAIYGWLLEQLIATDGKEYCDNGNGRKGLATKVQFDQETGVRVAQWWADLVKGGYATNTGRKTDDAQAAFKAGTVAMHLESTGAMRGYVDAAKGKFTVLTAPYPKASGTATGGPIIGGASLWISGVGHNDKEKRAAWEFVKFAASPAQQAKWHTGTGYVPVNTKALDEQIDKDWVAQYPQFTTAVDQLHALPPSVASAGCLLGVMPQARKASEDGLEAAIVGSKPAEQAMKDAATSVQPAIDSYNKSVG; from the coding sequence GTGAGACAACCGAAGCTCAACCGTGCCATGAGCGCCGTCGTAGCCCTGGCGACCGCCGCCGCCCTCACCGCGTGCGGTGGCACCGGGTCCGGCGGCGACTCCGGGAAGAACGCGCTCGACGCGCCCGGCGCGGAGGTGCTCCAGAAGGCCACCGACAAGACCGTCGTCGAGTTCTGGCACGGCATGAAGGGCGCCAACGCCGCGGCGATCGACAAGCTGGTCGCCGACTTCAACGCCCAGAGCGGCGGCAAGGTCGAGGTCAAGGCCATCTACCAGGGCAACTACGACGAGACGATCGCCAAGTACAAGGCGTCGGTACAGCAGAAGAACACCCCCGCCCTGGTCCAGGTCTACGACATCGGCTCCCGGTTCATGGTCGACTCCAAGCAGACCGTGCCGATGTACAAGTTCATCGAGAAGGACGCGTTCCCCGTCGGCGACATCGAGCCGAACATCGCCAACTACTACTCGATCGACGGAAAGCTCCAGTCGATGCCGTTCAACACCTCCACCCCGCTGCTGTACCTGAACAAGGAGGCCTTCGTCCGCGCCGGCCTCGACCCGACGAAGCCGCCGAAGAACCTCGACGAGCTGGGGGAGCTGGCGAAGAAGCTCACCGTCAAGGACGCCGGCGGCAAGACCGTGCAGTACGGCTTCGGCGCGGCCATCTACGGCTGGCTACTGGAGCAGTTGATCGCCACCGACGGCAAGGAGTACTGCGACAACGGCAACGGACGCAAGGGCCTGGCCACCAAGGTGCAGTTCGACCAGGAGACCGGCGTGCGCGTCGCACAGTGGTGGGCGGACCTGGTCAAGGGCGGCTACGCGACGAACACCGGCCGCAAGACCGACGACGCCCAGGCCGCCTTCAAGGCCGGCACCGTGGCGATGCACCTGGAGTCCACCGGCGCGATGCGCGGCTACGTCGACGCGGCCAAGGGCAAGTTCACCGTGCTCACCGCCCCTTACCCGAAGGCCAGCGGCACCGCCACCGGCGGCCCCATCATCGGCGGTGCCTCGCTGTGGATCAGCGGCGTCGGGCACAACGACAAGGAGAAGCGGGCCGCCTGGGAGTTCGTGAAGTTCGCCGCCAGCCCCGCCCAGCAGGCCAAGTGGCACACCGGCACCGGGTACGTCCCGGTCAACACCAAGGCGCTCGACGAGCAGATCGACAAGGACTGGGTGGCGCAGTACCCGCAGTTCACCACCGCCGTGGACCAGCTGCACGCGCTGCCGCCGTCGGTCGCGTCCGCCGGCTGCCTGCTCGGCGTGATGCCGCAGGCCCGCAAGGCGTCCGAGGACGGCCTGGAAGCGGCGATCGTCGGCAGCAAGCCGGCCGAACAGGCCATGAAGGACGCCGCGACGAGCGTGCAGCCCGCGATCGACAGCTACAACAAGTCGGTCGGCTGA
- a CDS encoding tetratricopeptide repeat protein, which yields MSASAAELHERLARARALPRGPARFAALDAVFRHADAAGDVPFAFTARMNAISDFHHGGDPTRAFLAFSWCLSAFDRQPEVVGRQHAWSLLWDFKWIVWALPQFPDIPLERTMAVLDDMQRRYQLAGHSLHAVYQHRWLVAHHVGDQAAAQEAYDRMLTAKRDGVSDCAACVPSGQVRHLTSLGRFDEAITVGEPFKSGGCTEQPQWMLSELLTPYLRTGRFDEAIEAHREGYRRLRDDRHHLDNLAQHVLFCGLTGNEARGLELVERHLSWLERPSSPYAAMEFAASAALVLGRLRASGHGDAVLSRRSDDGTRRWEATVAQVHDELTGQARVLAARFDARNGNRHQSARIEARMVAEPVTQRLPLTVLAGRTVGTAPTADPKLTALVERVAELTAAGDTAGAARARLDVAHALRDAGRPEDAAEAAEEALRSLDRAGLTADAVRCRYLLWQLYRRAYLHRDSARALLTELVGLAQLPEGVPPVAAILEEAAESTYGAEALSHLLAAADRHRADGAVEAELRVLSKALVQLAPRPPSEQAWTVLGRIDALTDVAPPLPAQLAGKVQVAAARLLAAADRVDEALARLDLAVTLLGTDQLADERRAARLARARLRLRAGDPAAAEAEARSVLAEDPDEHGWSAGLLLARALRAQGRSDEATEVLTAQDIDPDDLDETDDY from the coding sequence ATGAGCGCCTCGGCAGCCGAGCTTCACGAGCGGCTCGCCCGGGCCCGCGCGCTGCCGCGCGGTCCGGCCCGCTTCGCGGCGCTGGACGCGGTCTTCCGGCACGCCGACGCCGCCGGCGACGTCCCGTTCGCCTTCACCGCCCGGATGAACGCGATCAGCGACTTCCACCACGGCGGCGACCCCACCCGGGCGTTCCTCGCCTTCTCCTGGTGCCTGTCGGCCTTCGACCGGCAACCGGAGGTGGTCGGCCGTCAGCACGCCTGGAGCCTGCTGTGGGACTTCAAGTGGATCGTCTGGGCGCTGCCCCAGTTCCCCGACATCCCCCTCGAGCGCACCATGGCGGTGCTCGACGACATGCAACGCCGCTACCAGCTCGCCGGTCACAGCCTGCACGCCGTGTACCAGCACCGGTGGCTGGTCGCCCACCACGTCGGCGATCAGGCCGCGGCGCAGGAGGCGTACGACCGGATGCTCACCGCCAAGCGTGACGGCGTGTCGGACTGCGCGGCGTGCGTCCCGTCGGGCCAGGTGCGGCACCTCACCTCCCTCGGTCGCTTCGACGAGGCCATCACCGTGGGGGAGCCGTTCAAGAGCGGCGGCTGCACCGAACAGCCCCAGTGGATGCTCAGCGAGCTGCTCACCCCGTACCTGCGTACCGGCCGCTTCGACGAGGCGATCGAGGCGCACCGGGAGGGCTACCGACGCCTCCGCGACGACCGCCACCACCTCGACAACCTCGCCCAGCACGTGCTGTTCTGCGGGCTGACCGGCAACGAGGCGCGCGGACTGGAGCTGGTGGAGCGGCACCTGAGCTGGCTGGAGCGGCCCTCGTCGCCGTACGCGGCGATGGAGTTCGCCGCCTCCGCCGCGCTGGTGCTGGGCCGGCTGCGCGCCTCCGGACACGGGGACGCCGTGCTGTCCCGCCGCTCCGACGACGGCACCCGCCGCTGGGAGGCGACGGTGGCGCAGGTCCACGACGAGCTGACCGGACAGGCGCGGGTGCTCGCCGCCCGCTTCGACGCCCGCAACGGCAACCGGCACCAGAGCGCGCGGATCGAGGCCCGGATGGTCGCCGAGCCGGTGACGCAACGGCTGCCCCTGACGGTCCTCGCCGGGCGCACGGTGGGCACCGCGCCGACCGCCGACCCGAAGCTCACGGCCCTGGTGGAGCGGGTGGCCGAGCTGACCGCCGCCGGCGACACCGCCGGCGCGGCGCGGGCCCGGCTCGACGTCGCCCACGCCCTGCGCGACGCGGGCCGGCCGGAGGACGCCGCCGAGGCCGCCGAGGAGGCGCTGCGCAGCCTCGACCGCGCCGGACTGACCGCGGACGCCGTGCGCTGCCGCTACCTGCTGTGGCAGCTGTACCGGCGGGCGTACCTGCACCGGGACTCCGCCCGGGCGCTGCTGACCGAACTCGTGGGCCTGGCGCAGCTGCCCGAGGGGGTGCCGCCGGTGGCGGCGATCCTCGAGGAGGCCGCCGAGTCGACGTACGGCGCGGAGGCGCTCAGCCACCTACTCGCCGCCGCCGACCGGCACCGCGCCGACGGCGCCGTCGAAGCGGAGCTGCGGGTGTTGAGCAAGGCGCTCGTGCAGCTCGCACCGCGACCGCCCAGCGAGCAGGCCTGGACCGTCCTGGGTCGCATCGACGCGCTGACCGACGTCGCGCCGCCACTGCCGGCGCAGCTGGCGGGCAAGGTCCAGGTCGCCGCGGCACGCCTGTTGGCCGCCGCCGACCGGGTCGACGAGGCACTCGCCCGACTCGATCTGGCGGTCACCCTGCTCGGCACCGACCAGTTGGCCGACGAGCGGCGCGCCGCCCGACTGGCGCGGGCGCGCCTGCGGCTGCGCGCCGGTGACCCCGCGGCGGCCGAGGCGGAGGCACGCTCGGTGCTGGCGGAGGACCCCGACGAACACGGCTGGTCGGCCGGTCTCCTGCTTGCCCGTGCCCTGCGCGCCCAGGGCCGCTCCGACGAGGCGACCGAGGTGTTGACCGCGCAGGACATCGATCCCGACGATCTCGACGAGACGGACGACTACTGA
- a CDS encoding carbohydrate ABC transporter permease — protein MKKLSLGKLAVYLVLGLAAIPVLFPIYYAFAGAVMGPGDLATYPPALVPHELYRQNLTDVFRSVPLGRFYLNSAVQTGAITVAQIVTSILAAYAFAFLRLPARAATFGLFLATLMVPWEAIIIPNYLAVSGWGLARGGATYLGLVLPFLASAFGTFLLRQAFLQFPTELRDAAVIDGCGHWRLLWRVIVPLSKPSIAAVGVYVFLSAWNQYFWPLILIRDSEYQTLQIGISQLNDAEVAQPGLVLAGVALSLLPTLAVVLFGQRYIVRGLTAGALR, from the coding sequence ATGAAGAAGCTCAGCCTCGGCAAGCTCGCCGTCTACCTGGTGCTCGGCCTGGCCGCCATCCCGGTGCTGTTCCCGATCTACTACGCCTTCGCCGGCGCCGTGATGGGGCCCGGCGACCTGGCCACCTACCCACCCGCGCTGGTGCCGCACGAGCTGTACCGGCAGAACCTGACCGACGTCTTCCGGTCGGTGCCGCTGGGCCGCTTCTACCTCAACTCGGCCGTACAGACCGGCGCCATCACGGTGGCGCAGATCGTCACCAGCATCCTGGCCGCGTACGCCTTCGCGTTCCTGCGCCTACCGGCGCGGGCCGCGACCTTCGGTCTCTTCCTCGCCACCCTGATGGTGCCGTGGGAAGCGATCATCATCCCCAACTACCTGGCCGTCTCCGGCTGGGGCCTGGCCCGGGGCGGCGCGACCTACCTCGGTCTGGTGCTGCCGTTCCTCGCCTCGGCGTTCGGCACGTTCCTGCTGCGTCAGGCGTTCCTGCAGTTCCCCACCGAGCTGCGCGACGCCGCGGTGATCGACGGGTGCGGCCACTGGCGGCTGCTGTGGCGGGTCATCGTGCCGCTGTCCAAACCGTCGATTGCGGCGGTGGGGGTGTACGTCTTCCTCTCCGCCTGGAACCAGTACTTCTGGCCGCTGATCCTGATCCGCGACTCCGAGTACCAGACGCTGCAGATCGGCATCTCCCAGCTCAACGACGCCGAGGTGGCCCAGCCCGGCCTCGTCCTCGCGGGCGTCGCGCTGTCCCTGCTCCCGACGCTGGCCGTGGTGCTCTTCGGCCAGCGCTACATCGTCCGCGGCCTCACCGCCGGCGCGTTGCGTTGA